The Flavimarina sp. Hel_I_48 genome window below encodes:
- a CDS encoding response regulator transcription factor, with translation MPLTKDTIAMETLQVILADDHVLVRDGLKALLEDERDIHVLDEASNGREALEVIAKHQPHVLVVDIRMPELNGIEVVHAVKKDFPDVKTLVLSMHDSEEYVLQSIQAGADGYLLKGSSKEEFLKALQTIASGEKYFAGELSSIIINNFVNGKTTGQPEPAQESITEEYSLTKREHQILGLVLEGLSNKEIGDKLSISKRTAEVHRFNLMKKLDVKNLIELANKATKYNVA, from the coding sequence ATGCCACTAACAAAGGATACTATAGCTATGGAAACACTTCAGGTAATATTAGCAGATGATCATGTTTTAGTACGCGATGGCCTTAAAGCGCTATTGGAAGATGAGCGTGATATTCACGTTCTTGATGAAGCTTCTAACGGTAGGGAGGCTCTTGAGGTCATTGCTAAACACCAGCCCCATGTGCTCGTGGTAGATATACGTATGCCAGAATTAAATGGTATAGAGGTAGTGCATGCCGTTAAAAAAGATTTCCCTGACGTCAAAACCCTGGTACTTTCTATGCACGATAGCGAGGAGTACGTTTTACAATCTATTCAGGCTGGTGCAGATGGTTATCTACTCAAAGGATCCAGTAAGGAAGAGTTTTTAAAAGCGCTTCAAACCATAGCTTCCGGAGAGAAATATTTTGCTGGTGAACTTTCTTCAATCATCATTAATAATTTCGTCAACGGGAAAACCACCGGCCAACCAGAACCTGCACAAGAATCTATTACGGAAGAATACAGCCTAACCAAACGCGAACACCAAATCCTGGGACTTGTTCTTGAGGGTCTAAGCAATAAAGAAATTGGCGATAAGCTGTCTATAAGTAAACGCACTGCAGAAGTGCACCGCTTCAATCTAATGAAAAAGTTAGATGTAAAAAATTTAATAGAATTGGCCAATAAGGCAACTAAGTATAATGTTGCCTAG
- a CDS encoding DUF4202 domain-containing protein: MPLQEALEAIDAHNAQDPNHEEVNGNKVPKELLYSQRMTQQLLHFEPEASEALQIAARAQHICRWKSPRDAYPQDRVGYLKWREDLKKMHAELTGSILEGLHYSKEAIERVRFLIRKKMIKKEEESQILEDVICLVFLQYYFEHFASKHPDEKIIDIIQKTWSKMSPKGHRSALKLPLSERTKDLVGKALA, encoded by the coding sequence ATGCCGCTACAGGAAGCCCTAGAAGCTATAGATGCACATAATGCGCAAGACCCCAATCACGAGGAAGTCAATGGAAATAAAGTTCCAAAGGAATTATTATATTCCCAGCGCATGACGCAACAACTGCTTCATTTTGAACCCGAAGCAAGCGAGGCCCTGCAAATTGCTGCACGTGCACAGCATATATGCCGCTGGAAGAGTCCGCGGGATGCTTATCCTCAAGATCGGGTAGGTTATTTAAAATGGCGCGAAGATTTAAAAAAAATGCATGCAGAACTAACCGGAAGTATTTTGGAAGGCCTGCACTATTCAAAAGAGGCTATTGAAAGGGTCAGGTTTTTGATACGTAAAAAAATGATCAAGAAAGAAGAAGAATCACAAATACTCGAAGATGTTATATGCCTTGTTTTTCTTCAGTATTACTTTGAGCATTTCGCCTCAAAACACCCCGATGAAAAAATAATCGATATTATTCAGAAAACATGGTCAAAGATGTCTCCTAAAGGTCATCGCAGCGCTTTAAAACTTCCACTAAGCGAAAGGACTAAAGATCTTGTGGGCAAAGCCCTGGCTTAA
- a CDS encoding type IV pili methyl-accepting chemotaxis transducer N-terminal domain-containing protein yields the protein MLSLDQRTFKKLRRLYIIALSLIALSVLISQSLVRKFLDAQSTDSTVINIAGRQRMLSQKLTKEAYQLVNSTDAESRSILQDTLKATRQLWRDSHLALQRGSDSLDIPDKNSKKIATSYQTINPIFDSIYKAAEVLVADTIDNEVSNVELQKALTNIEAYEGQFLDLMDHIVNQYDQEAEAKIERLRSVELVLVIITLLLLLLEFIFIFWPTAKMVKKVMAELITAEKRSKKMALDADSLSEAKEKLLWESTALNQAMDKTLLFVRVDTDGNLLHTGDKFKKLFNLSFLNGTEKLSEVISTVVAEQRALEQILQDHRKTGWQGELKATAPSGRDLWLEMSLLPFMRGNNKSELLIIFLDITKRREAHEEIERLTKARFEERIIHQKTISRQLIENQEQEQKRIAQDLHDGIGQMLTGLKYNLESIDLSDLEKTEKKLENLKMLSLEIIKGIRTATFNLTPPELTDHGLVPALAKLAKELSNLTGNAIQLENKTDFNKRLDLLIEINAYRITQEAINNAIKYAASDYILVRIAHSPNLLSISINDNGKGFETEETKKERRGDGGMGMTFMRERTNYINGRLFVNSELEKGTRITLNIPIDQ from the coding sequence ATGTTAAGCTTAGACCAGCGCACCTTTAAAAAACTCAGGCGTTTATATATAATTGCCTTAAGTCTTATTGCACTTTCTGTACTTATAAGCCAGTCCCTGGTACGTAAATTTCTGGACGCACAATCAACAGATTCAACAGTTATAAATATTGCCGGTCGACAGCGTATGCTGAGCCAGAAACTTACAAAAGAAGCGTATCAGTTAGTAAATAGCACAGATGCTGAATCCCGTTCCATTCTTCAAGACACCCTCAAAGCCACACGGCAGCTATGGCGCGATAGTCACCTAGCACTGCAGCGCGGTAGCGATTCCCTGGATATTCCTGATAAGAATTCTAAAAAAATAGCAACCTCCTATCAGACAATCAATCCCATTTTTGATTCCATTTATAAAGCAGCTGAGGTGTTGGTAGCGGATACCATAGATAATGAAGTTTCTAACGTTGAACTTCAAAAAGCATTAACCAACATTGAAGCTTATGAAGGGCAGTTTTTAGATTTGATGGATCATATCGTGAACCAATACGATCAGGAAGCAGAAGCCAAAATTGAACGACTGCGGTCTGTGGAACTTGTGCTGGTCATTATCACCCTCCTACTGCTGCTGCTTGAGTTTATATTTATTTTTTGGCCCACTGCAAAAATGGTCAAAAAGGTAATGGCAGAACTAATTACGGCAGAAAAACGTTCTAAGAAGATGGCCCTGGATGCTGATTCCCTCTCAGAAGCAAAAGAAAAACTCCTTTGGGAGTCTACAGCGCTAAACCAGGCTATGGATAAGACTTTGCTCTTTGTACGCGTAGATACTGATGGAAATTTACTCCACACAGGGGACAAATTCAAAAAACTATTTAACCTGAGTTTCCTTAACGGAACAGAAAAATTGAGCGAGGTGATCTCTACCGTTGTAGCAGAGCAACGCGCGCTGGAGCAGATTCTACAGGATCACCGCAAGACCGGCTGGCAGGGAGAACTCAAAGCAACCGCCCCCAGCGGTAGGGATCTATGGCTTGAAATGTCCCTGCTTCCATTTATGCGTGGCAACAACAAAAGTGAATTATTGATCATATTCCTGGATATAACCAAAAGAAGGGAAGCGCACGAAGAAATAGAACGCCTTACCAAAGCGCGTTTTGAAGAGCGTATCATTCATCAAAAGACAATTTCCAGACAGCTCATTGAAAATCAGGAACAAGAACAAAAACGAATCGCACAAGATCTACATGATGGTATAGGGCAAATGCTTACGGGTCTAAAATACAACCTGGAGAGCATAGACCTCAGCGATTTAGAAAAAACGGAGAAAAAATTAGAAAATCTCAAAATGCTTTCCCTTGAAATTATCAAGGGCATACGTACGGCCACCTTTAATCTCACCCCGCCAGAACTCACAGACCACGGTCTGGTACCCGCACTGGCAAAACTTGCCAAAGAACTTAGTAATCTCACTGGTAATGCCATACAGCTCGAAAACAAAACGGACTTTAATAAACGCCTGGATCTGCTTATTGAAATCAACGCGTATCGTATTACTCAGGAAGCGATTAATAACGCCATTAAATATGCAGCCTCAGATTATATTCTCGTTCGGATTGCGCATAGTCCAAACTTACTGAGTATATCCATTAATGATAACGGTAAAGGATTTGAAACTGAAGAAACAAAAAAGGAGCGTCGCGGAGATGGCGGTATGGGAATGACCTTCATGCGGGAGCGTACCAATTACATTAATGGCAGACTTTTCGTAAATTCGGAGCTTGAAAAAGGTACACGTATAACCTTAAATATTCCTATAGACCAATAA
- a CDS encoding nitrate reductase, translated as MTDKPIKTTCSYCGVGCGILVHKGADEKVTVSGDPDHPVNRGMLCSKGMNLHYVVNDTSDRLLHPQMRWSKSHPLEQVSWDTALDRAAQVFKSIIRKHGPDSVGFYVSGQCLTEEYYIANKLVKGFLGTNNIDTNSRLCMSSAVVGYKKTFGEDSVPIAYADIELADCFLITGANPAWCHPILFRRLEQHKEKNPDVKVIVIDPRRTDSALAADLHLQLIPGTDIILCNAIARRIMERGLLDKDFINKHTEGFASYKAQINQTSLKEASKLCGVPASDIKKAADLIGLSKGFMSMWAMGLNQSVIGTDKNFALLNLSLITGQVGKPGAGPFSLTGQPNAMGGREVGGMANLLAVHKNLMNPEHRKEVALFWGVQEISSKPGYSATEMFQELESGKLKAVWIICTNPAVSLPDLSRVEKALKNAKFVVVQDISNKSDTLAFADLVLPAAGWLEKEGTMTNSERRIAYLPKVVPAPGEARPDVEILCDFAQRMGYNAFNYYNTEEIYQEYCAMTKGTKIDISFLNYDRLKTEGTFQWPVNEYRHPGTPRLFEDKKFYTPSQKAIFNTPYTITNCSTMPSKAYPFILTTGRVRDQWHTMTKTGKVSRLNTHYPKPVLEINPADALPLNIKEGTVVEVLSANGAVRVQANLTENVRPGVVFMPMHWGKKLGQDLNRANNLTQNMVDPQSKEPDFKFTAVEVKEYQKEKEKIIIIGSGAAAFRFVENYRESNKIDEIIVFSKEQNPFYNRVLLPEYITEELTWEQLLKTKKDRLKTLNITVHASNSITEIARASKTVKDCKGTTYTYDKLIIATGSRAFVPPDAHLELPGRFTMRDKEDADRFKTYLEKTEIPIEKRRVIIVGGGLLGLELAAALRHQRVKITIIQRSSHLMERQLDKLASRMLAKDVQERGIQIYFDNEVSTVFDTDESGILEVTLKSGKVLEANAIVYAIGTRPNIEIARTAGLKMGRAVKVNEFLQTSDPDIFALGEIAEFRNQTFGITAAAEEQAAILAGYLSGDISTSYNGSVLMNILKFDDLDLCSIGNIEVPKDNLSYEEVIFMDVAKRYYKKCIIKDDLLVGAVLIGDKQEFAEFKNLIESKIELAEKRDQLLRGASKQQPLKGKLVCSCSQVGTGNIEEAIAEGCVDFTNLCNQTGAGLGCGSCKTEVRDILMQNLEVV; from the coding sequence ATGACCGATAAACCCATTAAAACTACCTGCTCTTATTGCGGTGTGGGATGTGGTATTCTGGTACACAAAGGTGCTGATGAGAAAGTTACAGTATCCGGAGATCCTGACCATCCTGTCAACCGGGGCATGCTTTGTTCTAAAGGGATGAATTTGCATTATGTGGTAAACGACACTTCAGACAGGCTCCTGCACCCACAAATGCGATGGAGTAAGTCCCACCCACTGGAACAGGTAAGTTGGGATACCGCCCTAGACCGTGCAGCACAGGTTTTTAAAAGTATCATAAGAAAACATGGTCCTGATAGTGTGGGTTTTTATGTCTCTGGGCAGTGCCTTACGGAAGAATATTACATTGCCAATAAACTGGTCAAAGGATTTTTAGGAACAAATAATATAGATACGAATTCGCGCCTATGCATGAGCAGTGCTGTGGTAGGCTATAAAAAAACATTTGGAGAAGACTCCGTTCCCATCGCATATGCTGATATTGAGCTTGCCGATTGTTTTCTGATTACCGGTGCAAACCCTGCGTGGTGCCATCCTATTTTATTCCGAAGGTTAGAACAGCACAAAGAAAAAAATCCGGATGTAAAGGTTATAGTGATTGACCCGCGGCGTACAGATTCCGCTTTAGCGGCAGACTTACACTTGCAGCTCATACCTGGAACTGATATTATTCTCTGTAATGCTATTGCAAGGCGTATTATGGAGCGCGGTCTTCTGGATAAGGACTTCATAAACAAGCATACCGAAGGTTTTGCATCCTATAAAGCGCAAATCAATCAAACATCGCTTAAAGAAGCCTCTAAACTTTGTGGGGTGCCGGCAAGCGATATTAAAAAAGCGGCAGACCTGATAGGCCTTTCCAAAGGTTTTATGAGCATGTGGGCCATGGGACTCAATCAGAGCGTTATAGGTACAGATAAAAATTTTGCGCTTCTTAACTTGTCCCTCATTACCGGACAGGTGGGCAAACCTGGCGCGGGGCCTTTTTCGCTAACGGGACAGCCCAACGCCATGGGAGGGCGTGAAGTGGGTGGTATGGCGAATTTACTCGCTGTTCATAAAAACCTGATGAATCCCGAGCATCGCAAGGAAGTTGCCCTGTTTTGGGGAGTACAGGAGATTTCATCAAAACCCGGTTATTCGGCGACAGAAATGTTTCAGGAGCTGGAAAGTGGAAAACTAAAAGCTGTCTGGATTATTTGTACGAATCCCGCAGTGAGCCTGCCTGATTTGTCCCGGGTTGAAAAGGCGCTGAAAAATGCAAAATTTGTCGTGGTTCAGGACATATCAAACAAATCGGATACCCTGGCATTTGCAGATCTTGTACTTCCGGCAGCGGGATGGTTGGAAAAGGAAGGCACCATGACCAATTCTGAACGGCGTATCGCGTATTTACCCAAGGTCGTCCCCGCCCCTGGCGAGGCAAGACCCGATGTTGAAATACTCTGTGATTTTGCGCAGCGTATGGGATACAACGCCTTTAATTACTACAATACGGAAGAAATTTATCAGGAGTATTGCGCCATGACCAAAGGGACTAAAATTGACATATCGTTCCTTAATTACGACCGTTTAAAAACTGAAGGAACCTTTCAATGGCCCGTTAATGAGTATAGACACCCAGGTACTCCCCGCTTGTTTGAGGACAAAAAATTTTATACCCCCTCGCAGAAGGCTATATTCAATACCCCATATACGATTACCAATTGTTCCACTATGCCTTCTAAAGCGTATCCGTTTATTTTGACCACCGGGCGGGTGCGCGATCAATGGCACACCATGACCAAAACCGGAAAAGTATCTCGTTTAAACACCCACTATCCCAAACCGGTGCTTGAAATTAATCCAGCAGATGCTTTGCCTTTAAACATTAAGGAAGGAACCGTAGTAGAAGTACTTAGTGCAAATGGAGCGGTGCGCGTGCAGGCCAACCTTACCGAAAATGTAAGGCCGGGAGTCGTATTTATGCCTATGCACTGGGGTAAAAAGTTGGGTCAAGACCTCAACAGAGCCAATAACCTCACTCAAAACATGGTGGATCCCCAAAGCAAGGAACCCGATTTTAAATTCACAGCTGTTGAGGTCAAAGAATATCAGAAAGAAAAGGAGAAAATTATAATTATCGGTTCTGGTGCCGCTGCCTTTCGTTTTGTGGAAAACTATCGTGAAAGTAACAAAATTGACGAAATTATTGTTTTTTCGAAAGAGCAAAATCCCTTTTACAACCGTGTTCTCCTTCCTGAATATATCACCGAAGAACTTACCTGGGAACAACTGCTCAAAACAAAAAAAGATCGTCTCAAGACTTTGAACATTACCGTGCACGCCTCAAATTCTATAACCGAAATAGCACGTGCATCAAAAACCGTGAAAGACTGCAAGGGTACAACGTATACTTACGATAAGCTGATAATCGCTACGGGAAGCAGGGCCTTTGTGCCCCCAGATGCCCATTTAGAACTTCCCGGAAGGTTTACCATGCGGGATAAGGAAGATGCTGACCGGTTCAAAACCTATCTCGAAAAAACTGAAATCCCGATTGAAAAAAGAAGGGTTATTATTGTTGGCGGCGGTCTTCTAGGCCTTGAACTTGCAGCTGCTTTGCGGCACCAGCGGGTTAAAATAACTATCATACAACGTTCATCGCATCTTATGGAGCGGCAGCTGGATAAACTGGCGAGTAGGATGCTTGCTAAGGATGTACAGGAGCGTGGAATTCAAATATACTTTGATAATGAAGTGAGTACTGTCTTTGATACTGATGAAAGCGGTATCCTCGAAGTAACCCTAAAAAGCGGAAAAGTACTAGAGGCAAATGCCATTGTCTATGCAATAGGTACACGCCCCAATATTGAGATTGCGCGTACGGCAGGTTTAAAAATGGGCCGGGCCGTAAAAGTCAATGAATTTTTACAAACTTCAGATCCCGACATTTTTGCCCTAGGGGAAATTGCAGAGTTCAGGAACCAGACTTTTGGCATTACCGCGGCGGCAGAAGAACAGGCCGCTATCTTGGCGGGCTACTTAAGTGGGGATATTAGCACATCGTACAACGGTTCTGTCCTGATGAATATTCTCAAATTTGATGATCTGGACTTATGCAGTATCGGTAATATTGAGGTTCCCAAGGATAATTTATCTTACGAAGAGGTTATTTTTATGGACGTGGCCAAACGCTATTATAAAAAGTGCATCATAAAAGACGACCTTTTAGTCGGAGCTGTTTTGATTGGGGATAAACAAGAGTTTGCCGAATTCAAAAACCTTATTGAAAGTAAAATTGAGCTTGCAGAAAAAAGAGACCAACTCTTGCGCGGTGCCTCCAAGCAACAACCTCTAAAAGGGAAGCTGGTCTGCTCGTGCAGTCAGGTAGGAACCGGTAATATTGAAGAAGCTATCGCAGAAGGCTGTGTAGATTTCACGAACTTATGTAACCAGACCGGCGCGGGTTTAGGGTGTGGTAGTTGCAAAACCGAAGTGCGGGATATTTTAATGCAAAATCTAGAGGTAGTATGA
- the nirD gene encoding nitrite reductase small subunit NirD — MEELLNNYNTVRPSEAATWVKVGNINDFPENGGACIKHQNKQIAVFNFTLKSSWYACQNLCPHKMEMVLSRGMIGDMESIPKVACPLHKKTFSLEDGSNLNGEDYKIAVYPVKIEDNMVYIGFAE, encoded by the coding sequence ATGGAAGAACTGCTCAATAACTACAATACTGTGCGGCCCAGTGAAGCCGCAACATGGGTCAAAGTAGGCAACATTAACGATTTTCCCGAAAATGGGGGCGCCTGTATAAAGCACCAGAACAAACAAATAGCCGTATTCAACTTCACCTTAAAATCTAGCTGGTATGCCTGCCAGAATCTATGTCCGCATAAAATGGAGATGGTACTTTCCCGCGGTATGATAGGTGATATGGAAAGCATCCCAAAGGTTGCCTGCCCATTACATAAAAAAACCTTTTCCCTTGAAGATGGCTCCAATTTAAATGGCGAAGATTATAAAATCGCTGTCTATCCCGTAAAAATTGAGGATAATATGGTGTATATTGGTTTTGCAGAATAA
- the nirB gene encoding nitrite reductase large subunit NirB yields MKKVIVIGNGMVGFKFCEKLAAHVDFEAFEITVFGEEPRPAYDRVHLSAYFSEKSADELLLAPLNWYADHGISLRTSELVTAIDVEAKKIRTHKENELTYDYLILATGSSPFVPPIKGADKEGVFVYRTLEDLDAMKAYAGKLKTKGKKNAVVLGGGLLGLEAANAAKELGMDAHVVEFADRLMPRQLDQAASDMLQSKIEALGIGIHLNKATKEISGDDAIQRMDFSDDTHLNADMLIISAGIRPRDELARVCGLQVGPRGGIYVNEKMQTTQEGIYAIGEVALYNEGIYGLVAPGYEMADVAVAQITGGQKTMAASIDMSTQLKLIGTEVASFGDPFIENKEVVAITYVNKHSGIYKRINVAKDGTRLFGGILVGDSSAYNSLFQIYYNAMKLPENPEDLILGSRGGESILGSVLDLPDTAQICSCESVSKGAICTSLENGSCLDLKSIILNTKATTGCGGCKPMVVDLVNETLKSLGKEIKDTICEHFEYSRQELYDLVKVKKLQNFEEALSQLGKGCGCEICKPVIASIFSSIYMETANKQPVIQDTNDRFLANIQRNGTYSIVPRVPGGEITPDKLIVLGQLAKKYDLYTKITGGQRIDLFGAHLHELPLIWKELIAVGFESGHAYGKSLRTVKSCVGSTWCRYGMHESVSFAIEIENRYRGLRSPHKLKGGVSGCIRECAEARGKDFGLIAVDGGWNLYVCGNGGVTPRHAILLAEQLDDETCVKYLDRFLMFYIRTAAPLMRTAPWLEKLDGGIEYLKKVVLEDSLGIAEDLEHEMQQLVNKYECEWKQAIEDPAMMSRFKHFVNSDDTDDNVEFVSLRDQKMPKKW; encoded by the coding sequence ATGAAAAAAGTCATTGTTATAGGAAATGGTATGGTGGGTTTTAAATTCTGTGAGAAACTCGCTGCACACGTTGATTTTGAAGCCTTTGAAATTACGGTATTTGGTGAGGAACCAAGACCTGCTTATGATCGGGTTCACCTAAGTGCATATTTTTCAGAGAAATCTGCTGATGAGCTGCTTCTTGCTCCCTTAAACTGGTATGCAGACCATGGCATTAGCCTACGTACTTCTGAACTGGTAACCGCTATTGATGTCGAAGCCAAAAAAATACGTACCCATAAAGAAAATGAACTGACCTATGACTATTTGATTCTTGCAACGGGCTCCTCCCCTTTCGTGCCACCCATTAAAGGCGCTGACAAGGAAGGTGTTTTTGTCTACCGAACCTTAGAAGACCTCGATGCTATGAAGGCCTACGCGGGTAAGCTCAAAACAAAAGGTAAAAAGAACGCAGTAGTCCTGGGCGGCGGCTTATTAGGTTTAGAAGCTGCAAACGCAGCAAAAGAGCTAGGTATGGATGCCCATGTGGTAGAATTTGCAGACCGCCTAATGCCGCGTCAACTGGATCAGGCGGCGAGCGATATGCTGCAATCTAAAATAGAAGCTCTGGGGATAGGGATTCACTTAAACAAAGCTACCAAAGAAATTAGTGGTGACGATGCAATACAGCGTATGGACTTTTCAGATGATACCCACCTGAATGCGGATATGCTTATTATTTCCGCAGGAATACGCCCGAGGGACGAATTGGCAAGAGTATGTGGTTTGCAAGTAGGTCCGCGAGGTGGTATTTATGTTAATGAAAAAATGCAGACCACACAGGAAGGTATTTATGCAATAGGCGAAGTAGCCTTGTATAATGAAGGTATTTATGGACTGGTTGCGCCTGGTTATGAGATGGCAGACGTGGCAGTAGCGCAGATTACAGGGGGACAAAAGACCATGGCCGCTTCTATAGATATGTCAACCCAATTAAAACTTATAGGTACCGAAGTAGCAAGTTTTGGTGACCCGTTTATTGAAAATAAAGAAGTCGTTGCCATCACATATGTGAATAAACATAGCGGAATCTACAAGCGCATCAACGTCGCAAAAGATGGTACACGCTTGTTTGGTGGTATACTAGTGGGTGATTCTTCTGCCTACAACAGCTTGTTCCAGATCTATTATAATGCAATGAAACTTCCAGAGAATCCCGAAGATCTTATCCTGGGATCCCGTGGCGGGGAGAGCATTCTTGGTAGCGTGCTCGACCTACCTGATACAGCGCAGATCTGCTCTTGTGAAAGTGTTTCAAAAGGCGCAATCTGCACCAGCCTTGAAAATGGAAGTTGTTTGGATTTAAAATCCATTATATTGAATACTAAAGCTACCACTGGCTGTGGCGGTTGCAAGCCCATGGTGGTAGATCTGGTCAATGAAACCTTAAAATCCTTAGGAAAAGAAATAAAAGACACAATTTGTGAACATTTTGAATACAGTCGGCAGGAGCTGTACGATCTGGTAAAAGTAAAGAAATTACAAAATTTTGAAGAAGCCCTGTCGCAGTTGGGCAAAGGTTGTGGCTGCGAGATTTGCAAGCCGGTAATAGCTTCCATATTTTCCAGTATTTATATGGAAACGGCCAATAAACAACCGGTTATTCAAGATACAAATGACCGTTTTCTAGCAAATATTCAGCGTAATGGGACCTATTCTATTGTGCCCAGGGTACCCGGCGGCGAGATCACGCCAGATAAACTTATCGTCTTGGGGCAGTTGGCAAAAAAGTACGATCTCTATACTAAAATCACTGGCGGACAGCGAATCGATCTTTTTGGTGCCCATCTTCACGAGCTGCCCCTTATCTGGAAAGAACTTATAGCCGTTGGCTTTGAGAGCGGCCATGCGTACGGTAAATCCTTGCGTACCGTAAAAAGCTGTGTAGGCTCTACCTGGTGCCGCTACGGGATGCACGAGTCGGTAAGCTTTGCGATAGAGATAGAAAACCGGTACAGGGGCTTGCGCTCGCCCCATAAACTTAAAGGCGGAGTCTCCGGATGTATTCGGGAATGTGCAGAAGCACGGGGTAAAGATTTTGGTCTTATTGCAGTAGATGGGGGGTGGAATCTTTATGTATGCGGTAATGGTGGCGTAACGCCCAGACATGCTATTCTACTGGCAGAACAATTAGATGACGAGACTTGTGTTAAGTATTTGGACCGTTTCTTAATGTTTTACATCCGTACAGCGGCGCCCTTGATGCGTACCGCGCCCTGGTTGGAAAAACTGGATGGTGGTATTGAATATCTCAAGAAAGTGGTCCTAGAAGACAGTCTGGGAATTGCGGAAGATCTAGAACACGAGATGCAACAGTTGGTCAATAAGTATGAATGTGAATGGAAACAAGCCATTGAAGATCCTGCGATGATGTCCAGATTTAAGCATTTTGTAAATTCTGACGATACCGATGACAACGTTGAATTTGTTTCCCTAAGAGATCAAAAAATGCCAAAAAAATGGTAA
- a CDS encoding MFS transporter, which produces MKTITSKKANRLNLKDFTSVPMRTFWITSFAFFLCFFAWFGVVPFMPDVVRDLGLSPSQKWNSVILAVSGTVFARLIIGKLCDMYGPRLCYTWLLILGAIPVILCGLVQTPLQFLICRLFIGFIGASFVITQVHTSLMFSSTIVGTANATSAGWGNLGGGANRLGMPLIAAAVIGMGVAEMNAWRYSLIIAGIACFLMGIVYYYFTQDTPEGNFKELKEAGKTVKGKKKDEVGFLEALKDYRVWILFVVYAACFGMELTVYGTMDDYLQNTFSLSRITAGNIVLSFALMNLFARTLGGYFGDKFGKLKGLRGRVLFLVVILSIEGVMLMTFSMITSLVAGILFLIGFSLSVQMAEGATFSVVPFINKKAIGSISGIVGAGGNVGAFLAAMLLKSKSAAAEQAALSTHAGMDEQVARMAQSEAAALAVSSGYFILGISVFVTGVFALAIRFSTEDEKNAMEDTETISTEGLQPLNA; this is translated from the coding sequence ATGAAAACAATTACATCTAAGAAGGCTAACCGCCTCAATTTGAAAGATTTTACCAGCGTTCCCATGAGAACGTTTTGGATCACCTCTTTTGCGTTCTTTTTATGTTTTTTTGCTTGGTTTGGCGTGGTGCCCTTTATGCCAGATGTAGTTCGTGATTTAGGATTATCACCCTCGCAAAAATGGAACTCGGTTATACTGGCGGTATCAGGTACCGTATTCGCAAGGTTGATCATAGGTAAACTATGCGATATGTATGGTCCGAGACTATGCTATACCTGGTTGCTCATCCTAGGGGCCATACCAGTGATCCTTTGTGGCCTGGTTCAAACACCGCTACAGTTTTTAATATGCAGGCTATTTATTGGTTTTATAGGCGCAAGCTTTGTTATTACACAAGTACACACCTCACTTATGTTCTCATCTACAATCGTAGGTACCGCTAATGCAACCTCTGCGGGCTGGGGAAATCTAGGAGGTGGTGCAAACCGTCTCGGAATGCCTTTAATAGCAGCCGCTGTTATAGGGATGGGGGTTGCCGAGATGAATGCCTGGAGATATTCTCTCATAATCGCTGGTATTGCCTGCTTTCTTATGGGAATAGTATACTATTACTTTACACAAGATACCCCAGAAGGAAATTTTAAGGAACTCAAAGAAGCGGGCAAGACTGTAAAAGGCAAGAAAAAGGATGAAGTGGGCTTTCTGGAAGCGCTAAAAGATTACCGGGTGTGGATTCTTTTTGTAGTCTATGCGGCTTGTTTTGGTATGGAGCTTACCGTTTACGGTACGATGGACGATTATCTTCAGAATACATTTAGTTTAAGCCGCATTACGGCAGGTAATATTGTGCTTTCCTTTGCGCTTATGAATCTATTTGCGCGTACGCTGGGGGGCTATTTTGGTGACAAATTCGGAAAGTTAAAAGGACTTCGCGGTCGCGTACTATTTCTAGTGGTCATTCTTTCCATAGAAGGGGTTATGCTCATGACATTCTCTATGATTACCAGTCTGGTAGCAGGGATTTTATTTCTTATTGGTTTTAGCCTTTCGGTACAAATGGCAGAAGGTGCAACATTTTCGGTGGTCCCTTTTATAAATAAAAAAGCCATTGGTTCTATATCTGGTATTGTGGGTGCTGGTGGTAACGTAGGGGCATTTCTCGCTGCAATGCTCTTAAAATCGAAGTCGGCTGCCGCAGAACAGGCTGCACTGTCCACTCATGCAGGAATGGATGAGCAGGTGGCAAGAATGGCGCAATCTGAAGCCGCGGCGCTCGCCGTATCGAGTGGATATTTTATACTGGGCATTTCTGTATTTGTAACAGGAGTTTTTGCTTTGGCCATTCGTTTTTCAACTGAGGATGAAAAAAATGCCATGGAAGATACTGAAACCATTTCCACCGAAGGTTTGCAACCTCTAAATGCTTAA